CTACGTCCACGGCATGCAGTATATTGACGAGCGGGCGGTGATGAGGGATCATCAGGCGGACGCAAAGCCGGGCGACAACCAGATGGGCAAGGACTACTACTACCTGCTCCAGGAGTTGTACACCGTGGCCGGCCTGGCCGACTGCCGGGGATGGATGGAGGAGATGTACGTGTACGACACGTACGGGGGGGCGACTCTGTACGACTGGTGGCCGGGAGACGTCAACCGCAACGGTCCTGTCACCGCCGGCGACATGGCACTCGTGTCCGCGAGGGTCGGTGCTGGCTGGGATGAACCCTGGTGTGATGCCAACCTGGACGGCGATGTAACGGCAGCCGATGTGTCGGAGATCGCTGCATTGATCCCCGTTTCATCTTCACCTCCTCCCACGATCAACTACAGTTCCGTCGACAATCCCTATTTCTTCACCGGCCGTACCACCGACACGCTCCACGCCTCCGCCCTGCTGGTCAGCGAAGACCCCGACTTCAAACGAATCCAGGACAACCGCAACCGAATGTACGACCCCAAACACGGCCGCTGGCTGCAGAGGGATCCGGCGGGGTATGTGGATGGGGTGAATCTGTACTCCTATGCCCGGAGCAACCCGACGGGTGGTCTGGATCCCTTGGGCACCTGGGACTACCGTGTTCACACAGAAAAGACGAGGAGCTGGGCGATTGACGAGGCGATGACGGAAACCGGCGCAGCACGCGTGGCGCATTATGATGAGGCTACCGACACATTTGCCTATTTCGGCGAATACGCCGAGCAGTCTTGGACGCCGGTGCCGGGCGGTCGCAGCCAGGGTTATCACTTCAACGCCTACAGGTACGGTGTTGATTCAAGGCATCAGCATCGAGATGAGGATTACGACAAGGCGCTCAAGGCATGCCTTGACAAGGATGACCCTGAGACTGCGTCAAGGTGGCTGGGGCACAGTCTCCACGCACTTCAGGATTGGTATGCGCATGGCGAGTACAATTCAGGGGATTCTGACACCTTCATCACGCATGGGCCCTACTACGATGATCCCGAGTATGATGCCGCCGGCCCTGTCTATCGAGTCTATCATGTCACGTTCGAAAGCTCCTACAACTGGCCCGGCGATGACGGGTACAAGATACCGCCAGCCTACCCGTTGTACTGGTTCTATAAATACGACGCGTTCGACAGGCCAAATGGCTCGACTCCGGTCCAGGCACGTTCTGACGGGCGGCCGCCAAAAGTCTACGGGCGCTGGC
Above is a genomic segment from Phycisphaerae bacterium containing:
- a CDS encoding RHS repeat-associated core domain-containing protein, with the translated sequence MLTGRTQRSYVHGMQYIDERAVMRDHQADAKPGDNQMGKDYYYLLQELYTVAGLADCRGWMEEMYVYDTYGGATLYDWWPGDVNRNGPVTAGDMALVSARVGAGWDEPWCDANLDGDVTAADVSEIAALIPVSSSPPPTINYSSVDNPYFFTGRTTDTLHASALLVSEDPDFKRIQDNRNRMYDPKHGRWLQRDPAGYVDGVNLYSYARSNPTGGLDPLGTWDYRVHTEKTRSWAIDEAMTETGAARVAHYDEATDTFAYFGEYAEQSWTPVPGGRSQGYHFNAYRYGVDSRHQHRDEDYDKALKACLDKDDPETASRWLGHSLHALQDWYAHGEYNSGDSDTFITHGPYYDDPEYDAAGPVYRVYHVTFESSYNWPGDDGYKIPPAYPLYWFYKYDAFDRPNGSTPVQARSDGRPPKVYGRWLTRLQSGYGGRAGEPSYLSVFWEARWLLWERGNKRVSGTEMESRSHIDKFLRAICTGCNNGKCPKCQCHFIQFGPLATSSAGSSRRCGEECAAESEGTER